A stretch of the Patescibacteria group bacterium genome encodes the following:
- a CDS encoding helix-turn-helix domain-containing protein, with protein sequence MSTFIKRRIIAQETLGEHLRKIREGTGLSLREVEKAICLKREYLESLESGNYLDLPGEIYVKNFLKTYGSFLGLDEGEVVMLYEQEQGIVNHALMNRLLLGSRDLFGNKIKQEQAPTMRQGLRLWGITLSSIIKRIIILVLILATLGYLGFEIRKILMPPDLTVLAPVDNLITKETSITFIGSTVSNATVMINDQEVLHNVDGGFEETIDLKLGLNEIKISAFKKHSRPNVVYRRIMVVE encoded by the coding sequence ATGTCTACCTTTATCAAGAGGAGGATTATTGCGCAAGAGACTTTGGGCGAGCACTTACGGAAGATAAGAGAGGGGACGGGATTGAGTTTGCGAGAAGTGGAGAAGGCAATTTGTCTAAAGCGGGAGTATTTAGAAAGCTTAGAAAGCGGGAACTATCTGGATTTGCCTGGGGAGATTTATGTTAAAAATTTTTTAAAGACCTATGGGTCTTTTTTGGGTTTGGATGAGGGGGAAGTAGTTATGTTATACGAGCAGGAGCAAGGAATCGTCAACCATGCCTTAATGAACCGTCTCCTGCTTGGCTCGCGGGATCTTTTTGGCAATAAGATTAAGCAAGAACAAGCCCCCACCATGAGGCAGGGCTTAAGATTATGGGGAATCACTCTATCCTCAATTATCAAAAGAATAATTATTTTAGTTTTGATTTTGGCTACTCTTGGATATTTGGGTTTTGAGATCAGGAAAATTTTGATGCCTCCGGACTTGACGGTTCTTGCGCCAGTTGATAATTTAATAACTAAGGAAACCTCCATTACCTTTATCGGCAGTACTGTCAGTAATGCGACAGTTATGATTAATGATCAAGAGGTATTGCATAATGTAGATGGCGGTTTTGAGGAAACAATTGATTTAAAGCTGGGATTGAACGAGATTAAGATTTCTGCTTTTAAAAAACATAGCCGGCCGAATGTTGTTTATAGGAGGATAATGGTGGTAGAGTAG
- a CDS encoding single-stranded DNA-binding protein — translation MDLNKAMIIGRLTRDPETRTIPSGHTVTSFGLATNRVWTDAAGQKQEAVEFHNIVAWRRLAEICGQYLRKGSKIYIEGRLQTRSWDGQDGIKRYRTEIVADNMIMLDTKGANEPAPMTETPPPSPTEEPTQSEASQPPTGDEEVNVEEVPF, via the coding sequence ATGGATTTAAACAAAGCCATGATTATTGGTCGCCTAACGCGCGACCCAGAGACTCGGACTATTCCTTCGGGCCACACAGTTACCTCTTTTGGACTCGCTACTAACAGAGTTTGGACCGATGCTGCCGGTCAAAAACAAGAAGCAGTAGAGTTCCACAATATAGTTGCTTGGAGAAGATTGGCAGAAATCTGCGGTCAATATTTACGCAAAGGCTCAAAAATTTATATTGAAGGCCGCTTGCAAACAAGGAGCTGGGATGGCCAAGACGGTATCAAGCGCTATCGCACAGAAATTGTTGCTGATAATATGATTATGCTTGATACGAAAGGCGCTAATGAACCCGCACCCATGACCGAAACACCGCCTCCATCACCAACAGAAGAGCCAACCCAGTCCGAAGCCTCTCAACCGCCAACTGGTGACGAGGAAGTTAATGTAGAAGAAGTACCGTTTTAG
- the rpsR gene encoding 30S ribosomal protein S18: MPRKTNTIIKEKPCYFCINGIKEIDYQNIQILQKFISSYNKIVPKRRSGLCAKHQRKIAAAIKRARIMGLIPFISR, encoded by the coding sequence ATGCCTAGAAAAACCAATACTATCATCAAAGAAAAGCCGTGTTACTTTTGTATTAACGGCATCAAAGAAATAGATTATCAAAACATCCAAATCCTCCAAAAATTTATTTCTTCTTATAATAAAATCGTGCCTAAACGGCGGAGCGGACTTTGCGCCAAACATCAGCGCAAAATAGCCGCTGCCATTAAACGAGCCCGCATTATGGGTTTGATTCCTTTTATTTCAAGATAG
- a CDS encoding ribonuclease HII, translated as MILPTLLREKKLWEQGYENIVGLDEVGRGPWAGPLLAAGVVVHRNQASSVNRQAIFKYVRDSKLLSWRQREMIYNELSSCDWLDWAVGIVEVAEVDTLGIGEASRLAMRRAIGQLSLRPDFLLIDAVKLPEYTRQSESIIKGDVQVFSIACASIIAKVIRDNMMRELAQKYPYWGFDKHKGYGTAFHSAMIEKYGVSEAHRKSFRPIKRVLKLE; from the coding sequence ATGATATTGCCGACCCTATTAAGAGAAAAGAAACTTTGGGAACAAGGCTATGAAAATATAGTTGGTCTTGATGAGGTGGGGAGGGGGCCTTGGGCTGGGCCGCTTTTAGCCGCGGGCGTGGTGGTTCATAGGAATCAAGCTTCAAGCGTCAATCGTCAAGCGATATTCAAGTATGTTAGAGATTCTAAATTATTGAGCTGGAGACAGAGGGAGATGATTTACAATGAGTTGAGTAGTTGTGATTGGTTGGATTGGGCAGTGGGTATTGTAGAGGTTGCGGAAGTTGATACCTTGGGGATTGGCGAAGCCAGTCGTTTGGCAATGAGGCGGGCAATCGGGCAATTAAGTTTACGGCCTGATTTTTTATTGATTGACGCCGTTAAATTGCCAGAATACACTCGGCAGTCCGAAAGTATTATTAAAGGCGATGTTCAGGTATTTTCCATTGCCTGCGCTTCCATTATTGCCAAAGTTATTCGTGACAATATGATGCGCGAGTTAGCGCAAAAATATCCGTATTGGGGGTTTGATAAACACAAGGGCTATGGCACGGCGTTTCATTCGGCGATGATTGAGAAGTATGGTGTGAGCGAGGCGCATCGGAAGAGTTTTAGGCCGATAAAACGTGTGTTGAAGTTGGAGTGA
- a CDS encoding DNA translocase FtsK, with product MRRKRRKIRKYKEEDIPKRLQRQRKKRVDDDYEMLKPNLSPVVKRWIVIVVVFGLAVLSILAVLGGAGKLGGYLRQGLFLLFGWSAPIFPFVMLFLGYFLLTHKKRNLGPAHYIGFVLLVLSYSGLLHLFVLEEGKTVIAQGRGGGYLGYAISYPLNQLMGVLASSIVLIVFLLVAFLIIFESWIAKVKDNGLEAGAWWRLKGVFSGWRERFQPEEDAEDSAQEREQYPEGEGPETNQDKEALVSVPHPAREAVNIKNDRPSFKKNLFSQASPEPFMPKIEIPIKLLNEKGGKAKSGDVEASKMVIQKTLANFGISVEMGEVSVGPTVTQYTLKPAEGVKLSQITTLQNDLALALAAHPIRIEAPIPGKSLVGIEVPNRVVAIVTLREILEHDTFKQRKSNLSVVLGKDVAGQPWIADLGKMPHLLVAGSTGSGKTVCLNTIIISLLYQNNPEELKFILIDPKRVELTAYNGIPHLLTPAITDVGKTISALKWAIGEMERRFHVLSEVGKRDIYAYNAVAPEKMPVLVIVIDELADLMSASAAEVEALIIRLAQMARAVGIHLLMATQRPSVDVITGLIKANITSRVAFSVASIMDSRTILDTSGAEKLLGRGDMLYISAALSKPKRLQGAYLSDHEIERVVHYLRERGEPDYNAEIVETTQIAGRLGGASGVDVASGDELLENAKETVMWAGKASASLLQRRLRVGYARAARLLDLLEEQGIVGPADGAKPREVLKIPDDGTTAEVAEEDEEEGEYEDDEEEEDN from the coding sequence ATGCGCAGAAAAAGGCGGAAAATTCGAAAATATAAAGAAGAAGATATCCCTAAACGTCTGCAACGTCAAAGAAAGAAGAGAGTAGACGATGATTATGAGATGCTGAAACCAAATTTAAGTCCAGTGGTTAAGCGCTGGATTGTGATTGTGGTAGTTTTTGGGCTTGCTGTTTTATCAATTTTGGCTGTTTTGGGCGGCGCCGGAAAATTAGGTGGATATTTAAGGCAAGGACTTTTTCTGCTTTTTGGCTGGAGCGCTCCCATTTTTCCATTTGTTATGTTGTTTTTGGGTTATTTTCTTCTGACCCACAAAAAACGCAATTTGGGTCCTGCCCATTATATTGGTTTTGTTCTGTTGGTTTTAAGTTATTCCGGACTTCTGCACTTGTTTGTTTTGGAAGAGGGCAAAACCGTGATTGCCCAAGGCCGAGGCGGCGGCTATTTAGGATATGCGATTAGCTATCCTTTAAATCAATTGATGGGGGTGCTGGCATCCAGTATAGTTTTGATTGTTTTTTTACTGGTTGCCTTTTTAATTATTTTTGAATCGTGGATTGCCAAGGTTAAGGACAATGGTTTGGAAGCTGGCGCCTGGTGGCGGCTCAAGGGCGTTTTTTCCGGCTGGCGGGAGAGGTTTCAACCAGAGGAAGATGCCGAGGATTCGGCTCAAGAGCGAGAGCAGTATCCCGAGGGCGAGGGTCCGGAAACTAATCAAGATAAGGAAGCGCTGGTTTCAGTCCCGCATCCTGCCCGCGAGGCAGTAAACATTAAGAATGATAGACCAAGTTTTAAAAAGAATCTTTTTAGTCAGGCATCACCAGAGCCATTTATGCCTAAGATTGAGATCCCCATCAAACTTTTAAATGAAAAAGGGGGAAAAGCCAAGAGTGGAGATGTTGAAGCCAGTAAAATGGTTATCCAGAAGACATTGGCTAACTTTGGCATCTCTGTAGAAATGGGAGAAGTTAGTGTCGGCCCGACCGTGACTCAATATACTTTAAAGCCGGCCGAAGGCGTAAAGCTTTCCCAAATTACCACTTTGCAAAATGACCTAGCTTTGGCATTAGCTGCCCATCCCATTCGAATTGAAGCGCCAATTCCTGGAAAATCTTTAGTAGGAATTGAAGTGCCTAACAGAGTGGTGGCGATTGTCACCTTGCGGGAGATTTTAGAACACGATACTTTTAAGCAGCGGAAATCTAATCTTTCGGTTGTTTTGGGTAAAGATGTGGCTGGCCAGCCGTGGATAGCTGATTTAGGCAAAATGCCCCATCTTTTAGTAGCTGGCTCTACCGGCAGCGGAAAAACAGTGTGCCTTAACACGATTATTATTAGCCTGCTTTATCAAAATAATCCCGAAGAGCTGAAGTTTATATTGATTGATCCTAAACGGGTGGAGTTAACGGCTTATAATGGCATCCCGCATCTTTTAACGCCCGCGATTACTGATGTCGGGAAAACTATCAGTGCTCTAAAATGGGCGATTGGCGAAATGGAGCGCCGGTTCCATGTTTTGTCAGAGGTTGGCAAGCGGGATATTTATGCCTATAATGCCGTGGCGCCGGAGAAGATGCCGGTTTTGGTTATAGTTATTGACGAGCTGGCCGATTTAATGAGTGCTTCCGCGGCCGAAGTAGAGGCCTTAATTATTCGTTTAGCCCAGATGGCCCGAGCCGTAGGCATCCATTTATTAATGGCTACCCAGAGACCGAGTGTTGATGTTATCACTGGTTTGATTAAAGCCAATATTACCTCACGGGTGGCTTTTTCTGTGGCCTCAATTATGGATTCGCGAACTATCCTAGATACTTCTGGCGCGGAAAAGCTCCTGGGTCGGGGTGATATGCTTTATATTTCTGCTGCCCTTTCAAAACCCAAACGATTGCAAGGCGCTTATTTGTCTGACCACGAGATTGAGAGAGTGGTGCATTATTTGCGAGAAAGAGGTGAGCCTGATTATAATGCAGAGATAGTGGAAACTACCCAGATAGCCGGGAGACTTGGGGGTGCTAGCGGCGTTGATGTTGCCAGTGGCGACGAGTTGCTGGAGAATGCTAAGGAGACGGTGATGTGGGCTGGAAAAGCCTCAGCTTCGCTTCTGCAACGACGTTTGCGTGTTGGCTACGCTAGGGCTGCGCGCTTGCTTGATTTATTAGAAGAGCAAGGCATTGTTGGTCCGGCTGATGGGGCTAAGCCGCGGGAAGTGTTAAAGATTCCTGATGATGGAACGACAGCCGAGGTAGCTGAAGAAGATGAAGAGGAAGGCGAGTATGAAGATGACGAGGAGGAAGAAGATAATTAA
- the efp gene encoding elongation factor P, translating into MLTINDLKIGTEIQIDDEPYAVLKSEHKHMGRGGASVRVKIRSLISGKVLEKTYKQGDKVETAELKRSKANFLYNQGDEYHFMNEETYDQFFLTKEQLGTEAGLLKEGQNVDVLDFKNTPVSIFLPAKVELKVTQAPPGIRGDTAQGSVTKTITLETGMQIQVPLFVKEGDVLRINTETGEYVERM; encoded by the coding sequence ATGTTAACCATTAACGATTTAAAAATAGGAACTGAAATCCAAATCGATGACGAACCTTATGCTGTACTTAAATCCGAACACAAGCATATGGGACGCGGCGGTGCCAGTGTCCGCGTAAAAATCCGCAGTCTGATTAGTGGTAAAGTCCTAGAAAAAACCTATAAACAAGGAGACAAAGTAGAAACCGCTGAGCTTAAACGAAGTAAAGCCAATTTTTTGTATAACCAGGGTGATGAATATCACTTTATGAACGAGGAAACTTATGACCAATTCTTCTTAACCAAAGAACAGCTGGGCACGGAAGCCGGATTGCTAAAAGAAGGCCAAAATGTGGATGTCTTAGATTTTAAAAACACGCCGGTTTCAATTTTCCTGCCGGCTAAAGTTGAGCTTAAAGTTACCCAAGCGCCACCCGGCATCCGCGGCGATACAGCCCAGGGTTCGGTTACTAAAACTATAACTTTGGAAACTGGAATGCAAATCCAGGTTCCCTTGTTTGTTAAAGAGGGGGATGTATTACGGATAAACACAGAGACTGGGGAGTACGTTGAGAGAATGTAG
- a CDS encoding class I SAM-dependent methyltransferase: MTNPTKIPGGNTLLDAQKVLETVGITQNMKVGDFGCGGLGYFTLTAAKMVGRDGVVYAVDILKSVLGGVAERAKAENLDNVKTIWSNLEIYGATKIDNESLDIGLLINILFQAKKDSDIIKECLRLVKPGGKLLIVDWKQTGAPLGPPPQERVSLEGIKQIAQNLGLKEEQSFEAGPYHFGIIFVKQV, translated from the coding sequence ATGACAAATCCAACAAAAATTCCGGGCGGCAACACTTTATTAGACGCGCAAAAAGTTTTAGAAACAGTTGGCATTACTCAAAATATGAAAGTGGGTGATTTTGGCTGCGGCGGCCTGGGTTATTTTACTTTGACCGCGGCTAAGATGGTGGGACGGGATGGCGTTGTTTATGCGGTTGATATTTTAAAGTCTGTGCTGGGGGGAGTGGCCGAGCGGGCTAAGGCTGAAAATTTGGATAATGTAAAAACCATTTGGTCAAACCTGGAAATTTATGGCGCTACAAAAATTGATAATGAGAGCCTGGACATCGGGCTTTTGATTAATATTTTGTTCCAGGCAAAAAAGGACTCTGATATTATTAAGGAGTGCTTGCGCCTGGTTAAACCCGGAGGCAAACTTTTGATTGTTGATTGGAAACAAACAGGAGCGCCGCTCGGCCCCCCGCCGCAGGAGAGGGTTAGCCTAGAAGGAATAAAACAGATAGCGCAAAATCTCGGACTTAAGGAGGAGCAATCATTTGAAGCTGGTCCGTATCATTTTGGCATTATATTTGTGAAGCAAGTGTAA
- the recA gene encoding recombinase RecA: MPKEKREEKKISEESDKLQAAENAISQIKEKFGDGSIMKLGEAHKTNVDSIPTGCLSLDIALGVGGVPRGRVLEIFGPEMSGKSTLAQHIVAEVQKRGGIAAYIDAEHALDPDYAKKLGVKVDDLFISQPDTGEQALEIVETLVRSNGVDVIVVDSVAALVPKREIEGEMGDQHMALQARLMSQALRKLAGIIGKTNTVVIFINQIRMKIGVFFGNPETTPGGTALKFYSSVRIEVRRSALIKMGEKVIGNRVRCKVVKNKVAAPFRACEFDIMYNEGISLTGDLIDLGVQYEVVAKSGNSYSFEGEKLALGREAAKRSLKENPKMIREIRKRIWEKVRLAEQEDNR; encoded by the coding sequence ATGCCAAAAGAAAAAAGGGAGGAAAAGAAAATCAGTGAAGAAAGTGATAAATTACAAGCTGCGGAAAATGCCATTAGTCAGATAAAAGAAAAATTTGGTGACGGTTCAATTATGAAGCTGGGCGAGGCTCATAAGACAAATGTTGATAGCATCCCAACCGGTTGCCTTTCGCTTGATATTGCTTTGGGCGTTGGCGGCGTGCCGCGGGGCCGGGTGCTTGAAATTTTTGGACCAGAAATGAGCGGTAAATCAACTTTGGCCCAGCATATTGTGGCCGAGGTCCAGAAGCGAGGAGGCATTGCCGCATATATTGATGCGGAACACGCGCTTGATCCTGATTATGCCAAAAAATTGGGAGTGAAAGTTGACGACCTTTTCATTTCCCAGCCAGACACCGGGGAGCAGGCTCTAGAAATTGTAGAAACCTTGGTGCGGTCCAATGGAGTGGATGTGATTGTGGTGGATAGCGTGGCGGCCTTGGTGCCCAAAAGAGAGATTGAAGGCGAGATGGGGGACCAGCACATGGCTTTGCAGGCGAGGCTGATGAGCCAGGCCCTAAGGAAGCTGGCCGGGATTATCGGCAAGACAAATACAGTGGTGATTTTTATAAACCAAATAAGAATGAAAATCGGGGTATTTTTTGGCAATCCGGAAACCACCCCCGGCGGCACAGCCTTAAAGTTTTATTCATCCGTGAGAATTGAGGTCCGGCGCTCTGCTTTGATTAAAATGGGAGAAAAAGTGATTGGCAACCGAGTCCGGTGTAAAGTAGTAAAAAATAAAGTGGCCGCCCCTTTTAGGGCTTGTGAATTTGATATTATGTATAATGAAGGAATTTCCTTGACCGGCGATTTAATTGATTTGGGGGTTCAATACGAGGTTGTAGCTAAAAGCGGCAACAGCTACAGTTTTGAAGGAGAAAAGCTGGCATTAGGAAGAGAAGCAGCCAAGCGCTCCTTAAAGGAAAACCCAAAGATGATAAGAGAGATACGGAAAAGAATTTGGGAGAAGGTGCGATTAGCAGAGCAAGAAGACAACAGGTAG
- the rpsF gene encoding 30S ribosomal protein S6 yields MLNHYELLYIIPVNFTEKEVKPIIDKINNLIKSTGGKIVHEEKLVKRKLAYPIKHVRHGYFIANEVDSNPETIEKLTKELKLVPEVLRFQVTKKRPGGYKPTVGEAKRKKTIEKNKAVLEKIPNQKIPEITETIQKEIRPTTKQKKSARPKISLDELGKKLDKILEEDI; encoded by the coding sequence ATGCTTAATCACTATGAACTGCTTTACATTATTCCGGTGAACTTCACCGAGAAAGAAGTTAAGCCAATTATTGATAAAATAAATAACCTGATCAAATCCACTGGCGGCAAAATCGTTCATGAGGAAAAACTAGTCAAAAGAAAATTGGCTTATCCTATAAAACATGTCCGGCATGGCTATTTTATTGCCAATGAAGTTGATTCTAATCCCGAAACTATAGAAAAATTAACCAAAGAACTCAAGCTCGTTCCCGAGGTTTTAAGATTTCAAGTTACTAAGAAAAGGCCCGGCGGCTACAAACCCACAGTGGGTGAAGCTAAAAGAAAAAAAACAATTGAAAAAAACAAGGCTGTTTTAGAAAAAATACCGAATCAAAAAATCCCCGAAATTACCGAAACTATCCAAAAAGAGATCCGGCCAACAACCAAGCAAAAGAAATCAGCTAGACCGAAAATCAGCCTGGATGAGTTGGGTAAAAAGCTTGATAAAATATTAGAAGAAGATATATAA